The Sesamum indicum cultivar Zhongzhi No. 13 linkage group LG2, S_indicum_v1.0, whole genome shotgun sequence genome contains a region encoding:
- the LOC105155652 gene encoding serine carboxypeptidase-like 18, with product MKLLSLKLLLFPLVILCSSSAVLAQHLVESLPGLPDKLPNKFETGYIGVGVNEEVQLFYFFFESESNPEKDPLLLWMTGGPGCTGLSTILLEMGTFMLDYANSKGGSVALKLNEYAWTKAANILFIDQPAGTGFSYAKTLEGFLANDTLSARLCYDFLKKWLIDHPKYLENPLYIFGESYSGIVLPLVVNEVYNGIETGDKPVLNMKGYGIGNPITDVFADLNERIPYAHQMGLLSDKLYQSAKVNCHGNYLNVDSDNDLCLNDLDRINQCLDRIAKAQILDPWCEDSLAKKQDVLSWYMSFEENSINFLQSVVVAGKKEWCREDNVRLAHTWANDKYAQKALNIREGTIKQWVRCNQSIANSTPGPSGIIPYINNVKRTVGYHQKFTHKSARVLIFSGDHDMMAPHISTEKWIESLKVPIKSDWRPWFVGNQIGGYTMQYAQGDYELTYATIKGGGHTNPEYRPKESFVMFDRWIHENTL from the exons ATGAAGTTGCTCTCTCTCAAGCTATTGCTGTTTCCGCTAGTGATTCTTTGCTCCAGCAGCGCAGTTTTGGCACAGCATTTGGTCGAAAGTCTGCCTGGTTTGCCCGATAAACTTCCCAACAAATTTGAAACCGG gtATATCGGCGTGGGAGTAAACGAGGAGGTCCAACTTTTCTACTTCTTCTTTGAGTCTGAAAGCAATCCTGAAAAGGATCCCTTGTTACTTTGGATGACTGGGGGCCCTGGTTGTACTGGTCTTTCCACCATTTTACTAGAAATGG GTACCTTTATGCTCGACTATGCGAATAGCAAAGGGGGTTCAGTAGCATTGAAGTTAAATGAGTATGCTTGGACAAAG gcTGCCAACATTTTGTTTATTGATCAACCTGCGGGTACTGGATTTTCTTATGCAAAAACTTTGGAAGGTTTCCTTGCAAACGATACATTGTCAGCAAGACTCTGTTATGACTTCCTCAAAAAG TGGCTTATAGATCACCCCAAATATCTGGAGAATCCACTCTACATTTTTGGTGAATCTTATTCTGGCATCGTTCTTCCTCTTGTTGTCAACGAAGTGTATAATG GTATTGAAACAGGGGATAAACCTGTGTTAAATATGAAG GGTTATGGAATAGGAAATCCTATTACCGATGTGTTCGCCGACCTTAACGAAAGAATACCATACGCTCACCAAATGGGACTCTTGtcagataaattatatcag TCAGCAAAAGTTAATTGTCATGGGAACTACCTGAATGTTGATTCAGATAATGATTTATGTCTAAATGACCTCGACAGAATAAATCAG TGTCTTGATCGAATTGCCAAGGCCCAAATCTTAGATCCGTGGTGTGAAGACTCGTTGGCAAAGAAACAAGATGTCTTGTCGTGGTATATgtcttttgaagaaaattctataaattttctacAATCGGTAGTTGTTGCTGGGAAAAAAGAATGGTGTCGA GAAGATAATGTTCGCCTTGCCCATACATGGGCAAATGACAAGTATGCTCAGAAAGCTCTTAATATTCGTGAG GGAACAATAAAACAATGGGTGAGATGCAATCAAAGCATTGCTAATAGTACACCTGGTCCAAGCGGGATTATTCCTTAcataaataatgttaaaagGACCGTAGGCTATCACCAGAAGTTCACACATAAAAGTGCTCGAGTTTTGATTTTcag TGGTGATCACGACATGATGGCCCCTCATATATCCACTGAAAAATGGATAGAATCCTTGAAAGTACCAATTAAAAGTGATTGGAGACCGTGGTTTGTTGGAAATCAAATTGGAGG atacACTATGCAGTATGCACAAGGAGATTACGAACTCACATATGCCACTATCAAG GGAGGTGGCCATACAAATCCAGAATACAGACCCAAGGAAAGCTTTGTCATGTTCGATAGATGGATTCATGAAAACACTCTCTAG